One genomic region from Pseudoduganella lutea encodes:
- a CDS encoding efflux RND transporter permease subunit: MNISRFFVDKPIFAAVLSIMVFVAGLIAIFKLPISEYPDVVPPSVVVRAQYPGANPKIIAETVAAPLEEQINGVENMLYMSSQNTSDGALQLTVTFAIGTNVDQAETAVQNRVQRALPRLPEEVRQIGVTTVKSSPNLTMVVHLKSPDGRYDDLYLRNYAVLNIKDQLARLHGMGEVQLFGSGDYAMRVWLDPQKVATRGLTAGDVVNAIREQNVQVAAGVIGQGPSKDADFQLTVNTQGRLSTAEEFGDIVVKTNPDGATTLLKDVARLEMGSNSYALRSLLNNKSAVAIPIFEAPNANALQLSSDVRATMKTLSKNFPQGVEYDIVYDPTQFVRESINSVVHTLGEAVILVAIVVIVFLQTWRASIIPLLAVPVSIVGTFAVMLMFGFSINTLSLFGLVLAIGIVVDDAIVVVENVERYIEQGLTPHDATIQAMKEVSGPIIAIALVLCAVFVPIAFVSGLTGQFYRQFALTIAISTVISAFSSLTLAPALSAALLKGHDEPKDALTRGMDKVLGAFFRVFNKFFNRAATNYEGGVRGVLRHKGISLVVYALLGVAGLFMFKAVPPGFVPGQDKQYLIGFAQLPDAASLDRTDQVIRQMSDIAKDIPGVQDSIAFPGLSINGFTNAPNAGIVFLGLKPFEERKGKALSAQAIAAEINKRMGSVQGAFVMVLPPPPVNGLGTTGGFKLMIEDRGNLGYDELFKAVQAVHAKAWQEPRLQGVFSGYQINVPQLFADVDRVKAKQLGVPLQTIYQTLQINLGSLYVNDFNQFGRTYQVRVQADAQFRSHAEQMTQLKVRNDRGEMIPLSSLMRVKDTYGPDRVQRYNNYVAADLNGGAAPGVSSGQAQEIMEGILRDTLPQGITYEWTDLTYQDILAGNTMVYVFPLCVLLVFLVLAAQYESWTLPLAVILIVPMSILCALIGVKLTGGDNNVFTQIALFVLVGLASKNAILIVEFARELEDHGRSVVDAALEACRLRLRPILMTSIAFIMGVLPLVFSSGAGSEMRHAMGVAVFAGMLGVTLFGLFLTPVFYVLLRTLARRLEKKKAPPPEVSLVKMEGTHG, translated from the coding sequence ATGAACATCTCCCGCTTCTTTGTCGACAAGCCGATTTTCGCGGCAGTCCTGTCGATCATGGTCTTCGTGGCCGGCCTGATCGCAATCTTCAAACTGCCCATCTCGGAATACCCGGATGTCGTGCCACCCTCGGTGGTCGTGCGTGCCCAGTATCCGGGTGCGAATCCGAAGATCATCGCCGAGACCGTGGCCGCTCCGCTCGAGGAGCAGATCAACGGCGTCGAGAACATGTTGTACATGTCGTCGCAGAACACCAGCGACGGCGCGTTGCAGCTGACCGTGACGTTTGCCATCGGCACCAATGTCGACCAGGCCGAGACGGCGGTGCAGAACCGCGTCCAGCGCGCCTTGCCGCGGTTGCCCGAGGAGGTGCGCCAGATCGGTGTGACAACCGTGAAGAGCTCGCCGAACCTGACGATGGTGGTGCACCTGAAGTCACCGGATGGGCGCTATGACGACCTGTATCTGCGCAACTACGCGGTATTGAACATCAAGGACCAGCTGGCGCGGCTGCATGGCATGGGTGAGGTGCAGCTGTTCGGATCCGGTGACTATGCGATGCGCGTCTGGCTCGATCCGCAGAAGGTCGCTACCCGTGGCCTGACGGCCGGCGATGTGGTCAATGCGATTCGCGAGCAGAACGTGCAGGTGGCCGCCGGCGTGATCGGCCAGGGGCCGTCGAAGGATGCCGACTTCCAGCTGACCGTCAACACCCAGGGGCGCCTGTCGACTGCCGAGGAGTTCGGCGACATCGTCGTGAAGACCAATCCGGACGGTGCGACGACGCTGCTGAAGGATGTCGCAAGGCTGGAGATGGGATCGAATTCGTACGCGCTGCGCTCGCTGTTGAACAATAAATCGGCGGTGGCGATCCCGATCTTCGAAGCCCCGAACGCGAATGCACTGCAGCTCTCGTCAGATGTCCGGGCAACGATGAAGACGCTGTCGAAGAATTTCCCCCAAGGTGTCGAGTACGACATCGTCTACGATCCCACGCAGTTCGTGCGCGAGTCGATCAATTCGGTCGTGCATACCCTTGGTGAAGCGGTGATCCTGGTGGCCATCGTCGTCATCGTGTTCCTGCAAACCTGGCGTGCGTCGATCATTCCGCTGCTGGCAGTTCCCGTGTCCATTGTCGGCACCTTCGCCGTGATGCTGATGTTTGGCTTCTCGATCAATACGCTGTCGCTGTTCGGTCTCGTGCTGGCGATCGGCATCGTGGTGGACGACGCCATCGTCGTGGTTGAAAACGTCGAGCGCTATATCGAACAGGGTCTCACGCCGCACGACGCAACGATCCAGGCCATGAAGGAAGTGTCCGGTCCCATCATCGCTATCGCCCTGGTGCTATGCGCCGTGTTCGTGCCGATCGCGTTTGTGTCCGGCCTGACGGGCCAGTTTTATCGCCAGTTCGCCCTGACGATCGCGATCTCCACCGTGATCTCGGCCTTCTCTTCGCTGACGCTGGCGCCAGCACTGTCGGCTGCACTGCTGAAGGGCCACGACGAGCCGAAGGACGCACTGACGCGTGGCATGGACAAGGTGCTGGGCGCCTTCTTCCGCGTATTCAACAAATTCTTCAACCGCGCTGCGACGAACTATGAGGGAGGCGTGCGCGGCGTGCTGCGCCACAAAGGCATCTCGCTGGTTGTCTACGCGCTGCTCGGCGTCGCTGGCCTGTTCATGTTCAAGGCGGTGCCGCCGGGTTTTGTGCCAGGCCAGGACAAGCAATACCTGATCGGCTTTGCCCAGCTTCCCGACGCCGCCTCGCTGGACCGGACCGACCAGGTCATTCGCCAGATGTCCGATATCGCCAAGGATATTCCCGGCGTGCAGGACTCGATTGCCTTCCCGGGCCTGTCGATCAATGGCTTCACCAACGCCCCCAATGCGGGCATCGTGTTCCTTGGCCTGAAGCCCTTCGAGGAGCGCAAGGGCAAGGCGCTTTCCGCGCAGGCTATCGCAGCGGAGATCAACAAGCGGATGGGCTCCGTGCAGGGCGCGTTCGTCATGGTGCTGCCGCCGCCACCGGTGAATGGCCTAGGGACCACGGGTGGCTTCAAGCTGATGATCGAAGACCGGGGCAATCTGGGTTACGACGAGTTGTTCAAGGCAGTCCAGGCGGTGCACGCCAAGGCCTGGCAGGAGCCCCGGCTCCAGGGCGTGTTCTCGGGATACCAGATCAACGTGCCCCAGCTGTTCGCCGATGTCGACCGTGTAAAAGCCAAGCAGCTGGGCGTGCCGCTGCAGACGATCTACCAGACCTTGCAGATCAACCTGGGCTCGCTGTACGTGAACGATTTCAACCAGTTCGGCCGCACCTACCAGGTACGCGTGCAGGCCGACGCCCAGTTCCGTTCGCACGCGGAGCAGATGACACAGCTGAAGGTGCGCAACGACAGGGGCGAGATGATCCCCCTGTCGTCGCTGATGCGGGTGAAGGATACGTATGGCCCGGATCGCGTGCAGCGCTATAACAACTACGTTGCGGCGGACTTGAACGGCGGTGCCGCGCCGGGCGTATCGTCCGGTCAGGCACAGGAAATCATGGAAGGCATCCTGCGTGACACGCTGCCGCAGGGGATCACCTACGAATGGACGGACCTGACGTACCAGGACATCCTGGCCGGCAACACGATGGTCTATGTGTTCCCGCTGTGCGTACTGCTGGTCTTCCTGGTGCTGGCCGCGCAATACGAGAGCTGGACGCTGCCCCTGGCCGTGATCCTGATCGTGCCGATGTCGATCCTGTGCGCCCTGATCGGCGTGAAGCTGACCGGCGGTGACAACAATGTCTTCACACAGATCGCCCTGTTCGTGCTGGTTGGCCTGGCATCGAAGAACGCGATCCTGATCGTGGAATTCGCGCGCGAACTGGAAGATCACGGGCGCAGCGTCGTCGACGCCGCACTGGAGGCTTGCCGCCTTCGTCTGCGCCCCATCCTGATGACGTCGATCGCATTCATCATGGGCGTGCTGCCGCTGGTGTTCTCCAGCGGTGCAGGTTCCGAAATGCGCCAT
- a CDS encoding efflux RND transporter periplasmic adaptor subunit — MNSQQQGQWNLGVLLTALGAVGAATVMSGCTDANSKTEPAAASAGPPVSAAVVVERPVAETQEFSGRLEAIEVVQIRPRVTGYITAVNFTPGTEVKKGDLLFVIDPRPYQAEADRAEAAANSARARADLARIELQRAERLLADKAIAQRELDERAAGQKELEANARAAQAQLEAARLNLSYTRVTAPIAGRVSKAEITLGNLVDATAVLTSVVSLDRMYASFDGDEQTYLRVGSRAQRGQPTTVKVGLNSEEGFPHEGVLEFVDNQLDTRTGSVRMRATLNNEDRMLAPGLFARIQVGSGVPRNAVLIRDKAVGTDQTRKFVVVVGSDNKAVFRPVTLGPLVDGMRVVRSGLKPGDKIVVDGLQRVSPGSPVSAQVVPMDESAVSAAKAGGAAHDVPLASASGKEE; from the coding sequence ATGAATAGCCAACAACAGGGTCAATGGAACCTGGGAGTGCTCCTGACTGCGCTGGGAGCGGTCGGTGCCGCCACAGTCATGTCTGGATGTACGGATGCGAACAGTAAAACGGAACCGGCTGCCGCCTCAGCTGGCCCACCGGTGTCGGCAGCCGTTGTCGTCGAAAGGCCGGTAGCGGAAACCCAGGAGTTTTCCGGTCGCCTCGAGGCGATCGAGGTGGTGCAGATCCGGCCGCGTGTCACCGGCTATATCACTGCGGTCAACTTTACTCCCGGCACGGAGGTGAAAAAAGGCGATCTGCTGTTCGTGATCGATCCTCGCCCCTACCAGGCGGAAGCGGACCGTGCCGAGGCAGCGGCGAATTCGGCCCGCGCGCGCGCCGATCTTGCGCGGATCGAACTGCAGCGCGCAGAGCGGCTGCTGGCCGATAAAGCGATCGCCCAGCGCGAGCTCGACGAGCGGGCCGCTGGCCAGAAGGAGCTCGAAGCGAACGCGCGGGCAGCACAGGCGCAACTGGAGGCAGCCCGGTTGAACCTGTCTTATACGCGCGTGACCGCGCCGATCGCCGGGCGGGTGTCGAAAGCCGAGATTACCCTCGGTAATCTGGTCGACGCGACTGCGGTGCTGACCTCGGTGGTATCGCTGGACCGGATGTACGCCAGCTTCGATGGCGACGAACAAACTTACCTGCGCGTGGGATCGCGTGCGCAACGCGGACAGCCGACCACCGTCAAGGTCGGACTGAACAGCGAGGAAGGTTTTCCGCATGAAGGCGTGCTCGAATTTGTCGACAACCAGCTCGACACGCGCACCGGTAGCGTGCGCATGCGGGCAACATTGAACAACGAAGACCGGATGCTGGCGCCGGGACTGTTCGCCCGGATCCAGGTCGGCAGTGGCGTACCCCGGAACGCGGTGCTCATCCGTGACAAGGCGGTGGGCACGGACCAGACCCGCAAGTTCGTGGTCGTGGTCGGTTCAGATAACAAGGCCGTCTTCCGGCCAGTCACGCTGGGACCCCTGGTCGATGGCATGCGCGTGGTGCGCAGCGGCCTGAAACCGGGCGACAAGATCGTCGTCGACGGCCTGCAGCGCGTCAGCCCCGGCTCTCCGGTATCCGCGCAGGTCGTGCCTATGGACGAAAGCGCTGTCAGTGCTGCCAAGGCAGGCGGGGCCGCGCACGACGTGCCACTGGCATCGGCCAGTGGCAAAGAGGAGTAA
- a CDS encoding MFS transporter, with amino-acid sequence MQATPEHATVPDAPASWLAVGALAASSFALVTTEFLPVGMLPKIADDLAISQGQAGLSVTIPGFVAALAAPLGIAFAGNVNRRKLLALLLALLAASNILVATAQGVGMFMAGRVLLGIAVGGFWTFAGALGTRLRPGAQGVRANALILAGVSLGTVAGVPAGALVGELLDWRLAFAAAAVLSVVSLVTLLRLLPSLPPKAGSGLGDMKSLVTSTGPRVALFAALLIFIGQFAAYTYIAPFLHERVGIDGRSLSLLLLVYGMAGFLGNIAGGALAARDPRRTTLFMASLVGAAILLLPAVRAWPPVVVVLITAWGFGFGMLPISMQSYLFASAPGRAQAMQAVFVSVGQTAIGGGALLGGLLVDHLNISAAFYAGGMAALVTWLIITRPGSRQPAASRKTIPPCYPLEKGLNGDSAD; translated from the coding sequence ATGCAAGCCACTCCTGAACACGCTACGGTGCCGGATGCCCCAGCCTCCTGGCTGGCAGTGGGCGCGCTGGCTGCTTCGTCATTCGCGCTCGTCACCACCGAATTTCTTCCCGTCGGCATGCTGCCGAAGATCGCCGACGACCTGGCGATCTCGCAGGGGCAGGCCGGGCTGAGCGTCACTATCCCCGGCTTCGTCGCCGCGCTCGCCGCACCGCTCGGTATTGCATTCGCCGGCAATGTCAATCGTCGCAAGTTGCTCGCACTCCTGCTGGCCTTGCTCGCAGCGTCGAACATCCTGGTCGCGACGGCACAGGGGGTTGGCATGTTCATGGCGGGGCGCGTGCTGCTGGGGATTGCCGTCGGTGGGTTCTGGACGTTTGCCGGTGCACTAGGCACCCGGTTGCGGCCTGGAGCGCAAGGCGTGCGGGCCAATGCACTGATCCTTGCCGGTGTTTCGCTGGGCACTGTCGCCGGCGTGCCGGCTGGCGCGCTCGTTGGCGAGCTGCTGGACTGGCGGCTGGCGTTTGCCGCGGCGGCTGTCCTCAGTGTGGTCTCGCTCGTGACGTTACTGCGCTTGCTCCCCTCGTTGCCACCCAAAGCAGGAAGCGGACTGGGGGACATGAAGTCGCTGGTGACCAGCACCGGTCCACGTGTTGCTCTGTTTGCCGCGCTGTTGATCTTCATCGGCCAGTTCGCCGCCTATACCTACATCGCGCCGTTCCTGCACGAACGGGTCGGGATCGACGGGCGCTCTCTCAGCCTCCTGCTGCTGGTGTACGGCATGGCGGGCTTCCTCGGCAACATCGCGGGTGGTGCTCTCGCTGCGCGAGACCCGCGTCGTACCACCTTGTTCATGGCGAGCTTGGTCGGTGCCGCCATCCTGCTGCTGCCTGCCGTGAGGGCATGGCCCCCTGTCGTTGTCGTGCTCATCACCGCATGGGGGTTCGGCTTCGGCATGCTGCCGATCAGCATGCAGAGCTATCTGTTCGCCAGTGCTCCCGGTCGCGCCCAGGCAATGCAGGCAGTCTTCGTTTCCGTCGGCCAGACCGCGATCGGCGGTGGGGCCCTGCTGGGCGGATTACTGGTCGACCATCTCAACATCTCCGCGGCGTTCTACGCAGGTGGCATGGCGGCACTGGTGACGTGGCTGATCATCACCCGGCCGGGCAGTCGACAACCGGCCGCGTCGCGCAAAACTATTCCACCCTGCTATCCGCTGGAAAAAGGGTTGAACGGCGATAGTGCCGACTGA